A single genomic interval of Corvus cornix cornix isolate S_Up_H32 chromosome 1, ASM73873v5, whole genome shotgun sequence harbors:
- the EVA1C gene encoding protein eva-1 homolog C isoform X2 yields the protein MRDGDAGQHPRRAQVEPGRLLRLLSCVVLVCGAEVAALADFSGYLTKLLQNHTAYACDGQHLSLHCPRHSTISVQSAFYGQDPHMCSTWEPETRMTEPRNCVAPTSLQKVLDECQNLRSCQLLVNSRVFGPDLCPGTTKFLLVSFKCKPNCFSYTALEVLSKRCYGKQRCKIIVTSRDFGSPCLPGVTKYLNVSYACVPKFILTAVNPLVPDNKSSIKQNDGVDLDPRESRLPKKDGTIVSSNYLATFAYIRDHPERAALLFVSSVCVGLFFTLCALVIRMSCASDIRKLHRKRDQLVPESARAYESSEQEEEEEEGEDSSLSNTQGETDGLYRPSYTGYNSAEAAELAERIERREQIIQEIWMNSGLDMTPPRNMNTFYINEQ from the exons ATGAGGGACGGGGATGCGGGGCAGCACCCACGCCGCGCACAGGTAGAGCCCGGGCGGCTCCTCCGCCTCCTGTCCTGCGTGGTCCTTGTGTGCGGAGCGGAGGTCGCGGCGCTCGCCGACTTCTCAG GTTACCTAACGAAGCTCCTGCAGAATCACACCGCCTATGCCTGCGATGGGCAGCACCTGAGCCTGCACTGCCCTCGGCACTCAACCATCAGTGTTCAGTCAGCATTTTATGGGCAGGACCCCCACATGTGCAGTACTTGGGAGCCTGAAACCAGGATGACAGAACCCAGGAACTGCGTGGCACCCACCTCTTTGCAG AAAGTACTGGATGAATGCCAAAACCTGAGATCCTGCCAACTCCTTGTCAATAGTCGGGTTTTTGGGCCTGATCTGTGTCCAGGGACCACTAAATTCCTCCTTGTCTCCTTTAAATGCAAACCTA actgTTTCTCTTACACAGCGCTGGAAGTGTTATCAAAAAGGTGTTATGGGAAGCAGAGATGCAAAATCATTGTCACTAGCCGGGATTTTGGAAGTCCATGCCTACCTGGAGTGACAAAATACCTTAATGTCAGCTATGCATGTG TTCCGAAATTTATCCTCACGGCTGTCAACCCCCTGGTCCCCGATAACAAGTCTTCCATCAAACAGAATGATG GTGTCGACCTTGATCCAAGGGAATCAAGACTTCCAAAGAAAGATGGAACTATTGTTAGCTCTAACTACTTGGCTACATTTGCATACATTAGAG ATCACCCCGAAAGAGCCGCTCTCCTGTTTGTGTCCAGCGTTTGTGTAGGATTATTCTTCACGCTGTGTGCCTTGGTGATCCGCATGTCGTGTGCTAGTGACATCCGGAAATTGCACAGAAAGAGGGATCAGCTGGTGCCAGAGAGTGCCAGAGCCTACGAAAGCAGtgaacaggaggaggaggaagaggagggggaggattCCTCCCTTTCCAACACCCAGGGTGAGACAGACGGACTTTACAGACCTTCTTACACAGGTTATAActcagcagaggcagcagaactGGCCGAAAGGATTGAACGCAGGGAGCAGATCATACAGGAAATTTGGATGAACAGTGGTTTGGATATGACACCTCCTAGAAATATgaatacattttatattaatgAACAATAA
- the EVA1C gene encoding protein eva-1 homolog C isoform X1 has product MRDGDAGQHPRRAQVEPGRLLRLLSCVVLVCGAEVAALADFSGYLTKLLQNHTAYACDGQHLSLHCPRHSTISVQSAFYGQDPHMCSTWEPETRMTEPRNCVAPTSLQKVLDECQNLRSCQLLVNSRVFGPDLCPGTTKFLLVSFKCKPTEYKTKSACENQELKLHCQESKFLIIYSATYGRWAHEESVCSTKAEHTPPFDCFSYTALEVLSKRCYGKQRCKIIVTSRDFGSPCLPGVTKYLNVSYACVPKFILTAVNPLVPDNKSSIKQNDGVDLDPRESRLPKKDGTIVSSNYLATFAYIRDHPERAALLFVSSVCVGLFFTLCALVIRMSCASDIRKLHRKRDQLVPESARAYESSEQEEEEEEGEDSSLSNTQGETDGLYRPSYTGYNSAEAAELAERIERREQIIQEIWMNSGLDMTPPRNMNTFYINEQ; this is encoded by the exons ATGAGGGACGGGGATGCGGGGCAGCACCCACGCCGCGCACAGGTAGAGCCCGGGCGGCTCCTCCGCCTCCTGTCCTGCGTGGTCCTTGTGTGCGGAGCGGAGGTCGCGGCGCTCGCCGACTTCTCAG GTTACCTAACGAAGCTCCTGCAGAATCACACCGCCTATGCCTGCGATGGGCAGCACCTGAGCCTGCACTGCCCTCGGCACTCAACCATCAGTGTTCAGTCAGCATTTTATGGGCAGGACCCCCACATGTGCAGTACTTGGGAGCCTGAAACCAGGATGACAGAACCCAGGAACTGCGTGGCACCCACCTCTTTGCAG AAAGTACTGGATGAATGCCAAAACCTGAGATCCTGCCAACTCCTTGTCAATAGTCGGGTTTTTGGGCCTGATCTGTGTCCAGGGACCACTAAATTCCTCCTTGTCTCCTTTAAATGCAAACCTA CTGAATACAAAACCAAATCAGCATGTGAAAACCAGGAACTGAAGCTCCACTGTCAGGAATCCAAGTTCCTTATCATCTACTCAGCCACCTACGGCAGATGGGCACATGAGGAGAGCGTCTGCTCAACAAAGGCGGAGCACACACCCCCCTTTG actgTTTCTCTTACACAGCGCTGGAAGTGTTATCAAAAAGGTGTTATGGGAAGCAGAGATGCAAAATCATTGTCACTAGCCGGGATTTTGGAAGTCCATGCCTACCTGGAGTGACAAAATACCTTAATGTCAGCTATGCATGTG TTCCGAAATTTATCCTCACGGCTGTCAACCCCCTGGTCCCCGATAACAAGTCTTCCATCAAACAGAATGATG GTGTCGACCTTGATCCAAGGGAATCAAGACTTCCAAAGAAAGATGGAACTATTGTTAGCTCTAACTACTTGGCTACATTTGCATACATTAGAG ATCACCCCGAAAGAGCCGCTCTCCTGTTTGTGTCCAGCGTTTGTGTAGGATTATTCTTCACGCTGTGTGCCTTGGTGATCCGCATGTCGTGTGCTAGTGACATCCGGAAATTGCACAGAAAGAGGGATCAGCTGGTGCCAGAGAGTGCCAGAGCCTACGAAAGCAGtgaacaggaggaggaggaagaggagggggaggattCCTCCCTTTCCAACACCCAGGGTGAGACAGACGGACTTTACAGACCTTCTTACACAGGTTATAActcagcagaggcagcagaactGGCCGAAAGGATTGAACGCAGGGAGCAGATCATACAGGAAATTTGGATGAACAGTGGTTTGGATATGACACCTCCTAGAAATATgaatacattttatattaatgAACAATAA